The Fundulus heteroclitus isolate FHET01 unplaced genomic scaffold, MU-UCD_Fhet_4.1 scaffold_148, whole genome shotgun sequence genome has a window encoding:
- the LOC118558694 gene encoding GTPase IMAP family member 7-like: protein MCTGMPVDFSSTFNTGNPVILHQKLTQITPLKTTECSKQREKVFSRMVYVVDTPGLFDTDQSDEKVKREISKCINMKAPGPHAILLVIKFGTFTAEEREAVMKVEIFGKEAWKYTIILFTHGDEIKSNFEQKLKNAPSGLQEILKKAGNRYHVFNNLQASDCRQVIILLEKIQKMVDDNGGQFYSNGTYEEAKKMLDQQELDMKKYYEKVLEEKLKAVKADYKRQLNEATEEHEQVEKKLETELDEFKRYYSVLESGVHQFLEQIDKDDDYGELCKQYEETLKLN from the exons ATGTGCACTGGTATGCCTGTGGACTTCAGCTCGACCTTCAACACCGGCAACCCAGTCATCCTCCATCAGAAGCTCACCCAGATCACACCTCTCA AGACCACTGAATGCTCCAAACAACGAGAAAAAGTGTTCAGCAGGATGGTTTATGTTGTTGACACCCCCGGTCTCTTTGACACCGATCAGTCTGACGAAAAAGTGAAGAGAGAAATCTCAAAATGCATCAACATGAAAGCTCCAGGACCCCATGCCATTCTGCTGGTTATCAAATTTGGAACCTTTACAGCAGAAGAAAGAGAGGCAGTGATGAAGGTGGAGATCTTTGGAAAGGAGGCCTGGAAGTACACCATTATCCTCTTCACTCATGGAGATGAGATCAAGTCAAACTTTGAGCAAAAGCTTAAGAATGCTCCATCTGGCCTGCAGGAGATATTAAAGAAGGCTGGAAACAGATACCACGTGTTCAACAACCTCCAAGCAAGTGATTGTCGACAAGTTATCATTCTGCTGGAGAAGATCCAGAAGATGGTAGATGACAATGGAGGACAGTTTTACTCAAATGGTACCTATGAAGAGGCTAAGAAGATGTTGGATCAGCAAGAACTTGATATGAAGAAGTACTATGAAAAGGTGCTGGAAGAGAAACTGAAAGCTGTAAAGGCAGATTATAAGAGGCAGTTGAATGAAGCTACAGAGGAACATGAGCAGGTAGAGAAAAAGTTAGAGACTGAGTTGGACGAGTTCAAGCGATACTACAGCGTCCTAGAGAGCGGAGTCCATCAGTTTTTAGAGCAGATAGACAAAGATGATGACTATGGTGAACTTTGCAAGCAGTATGAGGAAACCCTGAAACTGAACTGA
- the LOC118558689 gene encoding uncharacterized protein LOC118558689, translating to MDCLTNIVKKMQDKSPLKYTIVRQMACLDPTNMFSDPDLCSERMKGVVQRFLHDHQLSGGVSAAGDVIVQQFGNFLSLEAKDESFSSFQPMRTRLDVFLHGHLHQSYPELWTFCRKLLLLSHGQATVERGFSVNKEVEADNMKEDTVVAQRMICDYVSVCGGVLKVPLTKELLAAAASARSQYWLHLDQEKRKHASNAQREKRKGAEDHIEQLKKKKTILIEVANSLEKDADKLAEQAEGKSGTCMAQLITKSNILRKRYKEKLTELKEVEKELEDKSAELRHMP from the exons ATGGACTGTTTGACCAATATTGTCAAGAAAATGCAAGACAAGAGCCCACTAAAGTACACCATTGTGAGGCAAATGGCATGTTTGGACCCAACGAACATGTTCTCAGACCCCGACTTGTGCTCTGAAAGAATGAAAGGAGTTGTTCAGAGGTTTCTGCATGATCACCAGCTGTCAGGAGGCGTCTCTGCTG CAGGTGATGTGATTGTCCAACAATTTGGAAATTTCTTGTCTCTGGAGGCGAAAGATGAATCATTCTCCTCTTTCCAACCCATGCGTACAAGACTGGACGTTTTCTTGCATGGACACCTCCATCAATCCTACCCTGAACTCTGGACTTTCTGCAGGAAACTTCTGCTTCTTTCCCATGGCCAAGCAACAGTTGAGAGGGGCTTTTCTGTAAATAAGGAGGTAGAGGCTGATAACATGAAGGAGGACACAGTGGTTGCTCAGAGGATGATATGTGACTACGTTTCTGTCTGTGGGGGGGTTCTCAAAGTACCTCTGACTAAGGAGCTTTTGGCAGCTGCAGCGTCAGCTAGGTCTCAATATTGGCTACATCTGGACCAGGAAAAGAGAAAGCATGCGAGCAATGCtcaaagagaaaagagaaaaggtgcAGAAGACCACATTGAGCAGctcaaaaagaagaagacaatACTGATTGAGGTAGCAAACAGCCTAGAAAAAGATGCAGACAAACTAGCAGAGCAAGCTGAGGGTAAATCAGGCACGTGCATGGCCCAGCTAATCACCAAGTCAAACATACTCAGAAAAAGATACAAAGAAAAACTCACAGAACTCAAAGAGGTTGAGAAAGAGCTGGAAGATAAATCAGCAGAACTCAGGCATATGCCATAA